ATGGCTTCTTCAGAAACGGAGAGTAGCACCAGATGTTCTCAAATCCCAGATTGGGAAACCGAGTTTAACCGCTTCGAGCAGGCGATTTCGTCTTCTCCGGCTCCGATCCGTGTGAGATCCGTCATCAAGCTATCGGAATCAGCGAATCGACTCCCGGAGAGTATTCTCTCCCGAGCCATCCCGATCCTCGCCGGCCTCCTTCGCGTCTCCGACGATCCCAACCGTTCCGTTCAAGCCGCCGCTGCGCATTGCTTGAAACGCATCGCATGTCTCGGCGGCGAAGAGAGCGGATTCGCGGTGGCGATGGGGAGGTGCGGCGTGATCGCTAGCTTGTTAGGTCTCTTACTCGAACCGAATGATAATAATAGTAGTATTGCGTTACGAACGGTTTGGGTGAAGTGTTTGTGGAGTTTAGTTACTTTTGGATCTTCGATTCGGATTGGATTAGCTAGGTTAGGTGGGTTAGAGATTGTGATACGCGAGTTGAATACTTGGGAAGATGATTCAAGTAGATGGTGTTTGTTAGAGATCTTTACTGCTTTAACGATGATACGAGAGAGCAGACGCGTTCTTGTTCATAACGGAGGGTTGAAGTTTCTTGTGGAAGCGGTTAGAGTTGGGAACTTGGCGTCTAGAGAGAGAGCTTGTCAAGCGATTGGCTTGCTAGGTGTAACCAGACGAGCTAGGAGGTTGCTGGTTGAAGCTGGAGTGATTCCAGCTCTCGTGGATCTGTTTAAAGATGGAGATGATAAGACAAAGCTTTTAGCTGGTAACGCCTTGGGGATTGTATCGGCTCAGACCGAGTACGTTAGGTCTGTGACTGCAGCTGGCTCTGTTCCTTTGTACGTCGAGCTTCTCTCGGGGCGAGATCAAATGGGGAAAGATATTGCAGAGGATGTGTTCTGTGTATTGGCTGTGGCTGAAGGTAATGCTGTGTTGATAGCGGAACAGCTGGTGAGGATCTTGAGAGAAGGAGATGAGGAAGCCAAGTTTGCTGCTTCTGATGTGTTGTGGGCTCTTTCGGGCTACAGGCATTCTGTGTCTGTTATTAGAGACTCTGGCGCGATTCCGTTGCTGGTGGAGATTGTGAGAGATGGGTCTGTTGAGTTCAGGGAGAGGGTTTCTGGAGCTATCTCTCAGTTAAGTTACAACGAATACGACCGTGAGGCCTTCTCTGATTCTGGTATGATACCGATTCTGATTGATTGGTTGGGAGATGAATCGGAAGAGCTTAGGGATAATGCAGCCGAGGCGCTTGTTAATTTTTCTGAAGACCAACAGTATTATGGTAGAGTGTGCGAG
This Raphanus sativus cultivar WK10039 unplaced genomic scaffold, ASM80110v3 Scaffold0684, whole genome shotgun sequence DNA region includes the following protein-coding sequences:
- the LOC108861683 gene encoding U-box domain-containing protein 4, whose amino-acid sequence is MFSPEMASSETESSTRCSQIPDWETEFNRFEQAISSSPAPIRVRSVIKLSESANRLPESILSRAIPILAGLLRVSDDPNRSVQAAAAHCLKRIACLGGEESGFAVAMGRCGVIASLLGLLLEPNDNNSSIALRTVWVKCLWSLVTFGSSIRIGLARLGGLEIVIRELNTWEDDSSRWCLLEIFTALTMIRESRRVLVHNGGLKFLVEAVRVGNLASRERACQAIGLLGVTRRARRLLVEAGVIPALVDLFKDGDDKTKLLAGNALGIVSAQTEYVRSVTAAGSVPLYVELLSGRDQMGKDIAEDVFCVLAVAEGNAVLIAEQLVRILREGDEEAKFAASDVLWALSGYRHSVSVIRDSGAIPLLVEIVRDGSVEFRERVSGAISQLSYNEYDREAFSDSGMIPILIDWLGDESEELRDNAAEALVNFSEDQQYYGRVCEAVSHPVFRNMQSKLARIRASHELMVRSMRRVTIEHLARDHDLL